The Vicia villosa cultivar HV-30 ecotype Madison, WI linkage group LG1, Vvil1.0, whole genome shotgun sequence genome includes a region encoding these proteins:
- the LOC131661357 gene encoding uncharacterized protein LOC131661357 has product MAPPKPPNPSSKEILEEALTTLNLNNAMQETQEQMDVRFHQISTELSNLQTRFDNDKSVEDSRFDSLMAAINKISLAKELQQTLPTPAATVHGTGSTSRSATVHGSGTTAGSATVHGTVPPVTSATVHGTAVTSGMMQNPHSISRVPQPNFHNLSPTHTPLRNSATFSTTQPQPTPNRYINPHTSSTFIPYPPIPTILSASQPFTIPYSQQPPFSQFPSQNPYPNLSNIPPLPTARTPKLELPMFDGSGPLDWLFQAEQFFNFYNMPPENRLSLISFYMKGDALSWFKWMHNSHLLSDWASFTRALELRFGPSTHDNHQAELFKLKQEGTVVEYQTKFEQLGNQVVGLPQDAILNCFISGLNADIRNEMAIQRPTNISQAIGLAKLIEAKLKDSKPKFSKPYANSYPKPNPTPSAAPTQKNQYTTPAQSTFRPKTPFTQQPSHLPIKKLSQAQIQERRAQGLCFNCDEKFIPGHRCATGRFLILLCDDEVLEHTQLLEEPQEAVNEMEPSDTYFQLSTQALTGQFSPQTLKFKGLIGGLSVMVLVDTGSTHNILQPRIAHHLNLLTTPIPQFSVMVGNGSHLQCEGICNDVKLTLQEKQFSLPFYLLPIEGADVVLGMAWLRTLGPIQADFSVPSITFNHENYPMTIQGDSFSSPQQTTFHQLKQLVHQNSIASLHLMLFQPSSTSLATPHPNPLENLPTNTHPQLSNLLHKFSKIFQSHVGLPPSRTHDHHITLIPNTAPINVKPYRYPHSQKTAMTTIIDDMLKEGLIKPSHSPFSSPVLLVKKKDGTWRFCVDYRALNAVTVKDRFPIPTIDELLDELGSAKVFTKLDLRSGYHQIRMASEDTHKTAFRTFDGHYEFLVMPFGLTNVPSTFQSAMNDLLRPYLRKFVLVFFDDILIYSTNFSDHLAHLQIIFQLLMTNFYVVKLSKCVFAVSTVHYLGHVISIGTVIPDAEKIKAILDWPQPRSLTALRGFLGLTGFYRRFVKKYASLAAPLTDLLRSTKFVWSTEAAAAFTELQRRMTDMPVLSLPDFTKKFIVETDASGVAIGAVLSQDGHPIAYFSKKLCPRMQAASVYVREMFAVTEAIKKWRQYLIGQEFHIYTDQKSLRNLLLQKIQTPEQQKWASKLQGFNFEIFYKPGKSNLVADALSRKYSVDTPTLLAFSSPIPDIISSFRKFYAKDERGKQTVKTLLSNTTHPDFKFSNGLLFYKDKIFVPDTEQIRTHLLWEFHSTPSAGHSGLKATLARISTSFSWPGIYKEAKSLIKTCKVCQQNKYLTQKKKGLLQPLPTPKQAWEDISMDFITKLPNSFGHTTIWVVCDRLTKSAHFIAMPSHFSAQDLARRFTMEITRLHGQPKSIVSDRDPLFLSTFWKTFFKEQGTILKYSTAYHPETDGQTEVINRSIGTYLRCFVSSQPSKWYKFLHHAEYWYNTSFHSSIGMTPFRALYGRDPPSISDYVNGSTSETLVEDILQQKQQIFKTLNENLQKSRIQMEKQANTKRSDVTFQVGDRVLLKLQPYRQQTVQKRPSQKLASRFCGPFTVIKRVGQVAYLLDLPSSSRVHPVFHVSLLRPYFGTDPLNDFKPLPPSNTLPFLTDLDSSFLPNDENLQNRQQTLASQPLTNSASHKPRDLLPSGHHLHTSETAIATEGDSLLVVGKKTVREDEKAETASMFSKKEERNILEKKNSLEETEREKDNKKIVIRKSLTSTDLLQPFQVPKGPTCSALSKKHMARGDLSRDSALLPNVQKPAHVQLYPTRDSTLLPNVQKPFHIQLYPNSISAAAACTNTCPTKTHTNPNSSKDLPDPPSQRPNKTIVHLDSSSVNLEDKMENIAITGHTADPAGAGNVLSLGHEAVTAGSSISEAAAVSSSLGAGTAGAGGQVSAIHQETSKEFVAKLGLKTGQKVLDVGCGVGGGDLYMAEKFDVEVFGVALSINMISRAIDQRAIGLKYNVEFDCADCSKKTYPKKTFDVIYTRDAMLHIKVRNFLYRP; this is encoded by the exons ATGGCTCCCCCTAAACCTCCCAACCCATCttctaaagaaattttagaagaaGCACTTACTACTTTAAACCTAAACAATGCAATGCAAGAGACACAAGAGCAAATGGATGTAAGATTCCACCAAATCTCTACAGAATTATCCAATCTCCAAACAAGGTTTGATAATGACAAAAGTGTGGAAGACTCTAGATTTGACTCCCTCATGGCTGCCATTAACAAGATTTCTCTTGCAAAAGAGCTGCAGCAAACCCTTCCTACTCCTGCTGCTACTGTTCACGGAACTGGTTCAACAAGCAGATCCGCTACTGTTCACGGATCCGGGACCACTGCTGGGTCCGCTACTGTTCACGGAACAGTACCTCCGGTCACCTCAGCTACTGTTCATGGAACAGCAGTCACATCAGGTATGATGCAGAACCCACATTCTATTTCTAGGGTTCCTCAACCTAATTTTCACAATCTATCACCAACACACACACCCTTAAGAAACTCTGCAACTTTTTCAACTACACAACCCCAGCCAACACCTAACCGCTACATTAATCCCCACACCTCCTCAACCTTCATTCCATACCCCCCTATCCCAACTATCCTATCAGCCTCTCAACCTTTCACTATACCTTATTCCCAACAGCCCCCATTCTCACAATTTCCTTCCCAAAACCCTTATCCCAATCTCTCCAATATACCACCATTACCAACAGCCCGTACCCCAAAACTCGAATTACCTATGTTTGATGGTTCCGGACCATTGGATTGGCTTTTTCAAGCGgagcaattttttaatttttataatatgccTCCGGAAAACCGTTTATCATTAATTTCCTTTTATATGAAAGGTGATGCCCTTAGTTGGTTTAAGTGGATGCATAATAGTCATTTATTATCTGATTGGGCCTCGTTTACAAGAGCTTTAGAGTTGCGTTTCGGCCCATCTACTCATGACAATCATCAGGCAGAATTGTTTAAGTTAAAACAAGAAGGAACAGTGGTTGAGTATCAAACCAAATTTGAACAGTTGGGCAATCAAGTGGTGGGCCTACCACAAGATGCTATCCTTAATTGCTTTATTTCTGGTCTTAATGCTGATATTAGAAATGAAATGGCAATTCAAAGACCCACTAATATCTCACAAGCTATTGGATTAGCAAAATTGATTGAAGCAAAACTTAAAGATTCTAAACCTAAATTCTCCAAACCCTATGCTAACTCATATCCCAAACCGAACCCCACTCCATCTGCTGCACCAACCCAGAAAAACCAGTATACTACTCCAGCCCAATCTACATTCCGGCCCAAAACCCCTTTTACCCAACAACCCTCCCACctacctataaaaaaattatctcAAGCCCAAATTCAAGAAAGACGAGCCCAAGGGTTGTGTTTTAATTGTGATGAAAAATTCATTCCCGGACATAGATGTGCTACGGGCAGATTCTTGATTCTATTATGTGATGACGAAGTCTTGGAACATACTCAATTGTTAGAAGAACCACAAGAGGCTGTAAATGAGATGGAACCAAGTGACACTTATTTTCAACTATCCACCCAAGCTTTAACGGGCCAGTTCTCTCCACAAACACTTAAATTCAAAGGCTTAATTGGTGGTTTATCGGTAATGGTTCTTGTAGATACGGGTAGCACACATAATATTCTCCAACCCCGAATCGCCCATCATCTTAACCTTCTTACAACCCCAATTCCACAGTTTTCAGTAATGGTTGGTAACGGTTCTCATCTCCAATGTGAGGGAATTTGTAATGATGTCAAGCTTACCCTACAAGAAAAACAGTTCAGTCTGCCATTTTATCTTCTTCCAATTGAAGGGGCAGATGTCGTTCTAGGGATGGCTTGGTTACGAACGCTTGGACCCATCCAAGCAGATTTTTCTGTTCCTTCAATTACATTCAACCATGAAAATTACCCCATGACAATCCAAGGGGACTCTTTTTCTAGCCCTCAACAAACAACTTTTCACCAACTTAAACAGCTTGTCCATCAAAATTCAATTGCCTCTTTACATCTCATGCTTTTCCAACCAAGTTCCACTTCTCTTGCTACCCCACACCCCAACCCGCTAGAAAACTTACCAACAAACACTCACCCTCAACTTTCCAACCTACTTCACAAATTCTCAAAAATCTTTCAAAGCCATGTTGGCCTCCCTCCATCCAGAACCCATGACCATCACATTACCCTTATTCCCAACACTGCCCCCATTAATGTAAAACCCTACAGGTATCCTCACTCCCAAAAGACTGCCATGACCACTATTATTGATGACATGTTAAAAGAGGGTCTCATCAAACCTAGTCACAGCCCATTTTCATCCCCAGTTTTATTAGTGAAAAAGAAAGACGGAACATGGCGTTTTTGTGTGGATTACCGCGCCCTGAATGCAGTTACAGTTAAGGACAGATTCCCAATACCCACCATAGACGAATTACTCGATGAACTTGGTTCAGCAAAAGTTTTCACCAAATTAGATCTACGCTCAGGTTATCACCAGATCCGAATGGCATCGGAGGATACacataaaacagcttttcgtacTTTCGACGGACACTATGAATTCTTAGTTATGCCTTTTGGCTTGACTAACGTACCCTCAACATTCCAATCAGCAATGAATGATCTTTTGCGGCCTTACTTACGCAAATTCGTTTTAGTATTTTTTGATGACATCCTAATCTATAGCACTAATTTTTCTGATCACCTTGCTCATTTACAGATTATTTTTCAGTTACTTATGACCAATTTTTATGTTGTGAAGTTATCAAAGTGTGTGTTTGCAGTTTCTACAGTTCATTACCTAGGGCATGTCATTTCTATTGGCACAGTGATACCGGATGCAGAAAAAATAAAAGCTATTCTAGATTGGCCTCAGCCACGTTCTCTCACGGCACTCAGGGGATTTTTAGGCCTTACCGGATTTTATCGTCGATTTGTAAAAAAATACGCCTCTCTCGCCGCTCCTCTCACCGATTTGTTGCGTTCCACTAAATTTGTTTGGAGTACAGAGGCGGCCGCAGCCTTTACAGAATTACAAAGACGAATGACCGACATGCCGGTATTATCTTTACCAGATTTTACAAAGAAGTTCATAGTAGAAACCGATGCTTCAGGCGTGGCTATCGGTGCTGTTTTGTCCCAGGATGGTCATCCGATCGCCTACTTCAGCAAAAAGTTGTGTCCGCGAATGCAAGCAGCTTCTGTTTACGTTCGAGAGATGTTCGCTGTAACAGAAGCCATAAAAAAGTGGCGTCAGTATCTTATTGGTCAAGAGTTTCATATCTATACTGATCAAAAGAGCTTACGAAATTTGTTGCTCCAAAAGATACAAACCCCAGAACAGCAGAAATGGGCCTCAAAACTACAAGGATTCAACTTTGAGATTTTTTACAAACCTGGTAAATCCAATCTGGTAGCCGATGCTCTGAGCCGAAAGTACAGTGTTGATACGCCCACCTTGCTAGCTTTTTCTTCACCGATCCCAGACATCATCTCCAGTTTCCGCAAATTTTATGCAAAGGATGAAAGAGGTAAACAAACAGTCAAGACACTACTCAGTAATACTACCCATCCAGACTTCAAATTTTCAAACGGGTTACTGTTTTACAAAGACAAAATTTTCGTACCTGATACAGAACAGATCCGGACTCATCTTCTTTGGGAGTTTCATTCTACCCCATCCGCTGGACACTCAGGTCTCAAAGCCACTCTAGCCCGTATCTCCACCTCTTTCAGTTGGCCGGGAATATACAAAGAAGCAAAGAGTTTGATTAAGACGTGCAAAGTGTGTCAACAGAACAAATACTTAACACAGAAAAAAAAAGGATTGTTGCAGCCATTACCTACGCCAAAACAAGCTTGGGAGGACATCTCAATGGACTTCATAACCAAACTGCCTAACTCCTTTGGACACACCACCATCTGGGTCGTCTGCGATCGACTCACAAAGTCTGCTCATTTCATTGCAATGCCTTCTCACTTTTCAGCACAAGATCTGGCAAGGCGTTTCACAATGGAGATCACACGTCTTCATGGCCAGCCCAAGTCCATTGTATCAGATCGGGACCCCCTGTTCCTCAGTACTTTTTGgaaaacatttttcaaagaacAAGGCACAATATTAAAATACAGTACAGCATATCATCCAGAAACAGATGGTCAAACAGAGGTCATAAACAGATCTATTGGAACGTACCTTCGTTGTTTTGTCAGTTCCCAACCGAGTAAGTGGTACAAGTTTCTTCATCACGCAGAGTACTGGTATAacacttcgttccactcatctaTCGGTATGACACCGTTTAGAGCTCTTTACGGCCGCGACCCACCATCTATCTCAGACTATGTCAACGGATCTACCTCGGAGACATTAGTGGAAGACATCCTGCAACAAAAGCAACAGATCTTCAAAACTCTGAATGAAAACCTTCAGAAAAGTAGGATCCAGATGgaaaaacaagcaaacacaaaaaGGAGCGACGTTACCTTCCAAGTTGGGGACCGTGTTCTGTTGAAGCTTCAGCCGTACCGTCAACAAACTGTTCAGAAACGTCCTTCACAGAAACTTGCATCCCGCTTCTGCGGACCGTTCACCGTCATTAAAAGAGTGGGCCAAGTTGCTTACTTGCTAGACCTTCCCTCTTCTTCTCGTGTGCACCCAGTGTTCCATGTTTCTTTGCTGCGACCGTATTTTGGAACTGACCCCTTGAATGATTTTAAACCTCTTCCTCCGTCCAACACTCTTCCGTTTCTTACAGATCTGGACAGCTCTTTCTTACCTAATGATGAGAACCTACAAAATAGACAACAGACATTAGCATCACAACCTTTAACAAACTCAGCAAGTCACAAGCCGAGGGATCTCTTACCGTCGGGTCACCATCTTCATACTTCCGAAACGGCAATCGCTACAGAGGGAGATTCATTGTTGGTGGTGGGCAAGAAGACCGTTCGTGAGGATGAAAAAGCGGAAACGGCTTCTATGTTTTCGAAAAAGGAAGAGAGAAAcattttagagaaaaaaaatagtttggaAGAAACTGAGAGAGAGAAGGACAATAAGAAGATTGTGATTCGTAAGTCTTTAACTTCTACAGATTTACTTCAACCTTTTCAAGTACCAAAGGGACCCACATGTTCTGCACTTTCAAAAAAACACATGGCTCGAGGTGATCTTTCACGTGATTCTGCTTTGCTTCCCAACGTTCAAAAGCCAGCCCATGTACAGCTGTATCCCACACGTGATTCTACTTTGCTTCCCAATGTTCAAAAGCCATTCCATATACAGCTGTATCCCAATAGTATCTCAGCGGCTGCAGCATGTACCAACACGTGTCCCACTAAGActcacacaaaccctaattcatCAAAAGACCTACCCGACCCACCTTCCCAGCGGCCCAACAAGACAATTGTGCACTTGGATTCTTCTAGtgtgaaccttgaggacaag ATGGAAAATATTGCTATTACTGGGCATACTGCTGACCCAGCTGGTGCAGGAAACGTGCTTAGCCTAGGCCATGAAGCTGTTACGGCCGGATCCTCCATTTCAGAAGCTGCTGCTGTCTCTAGCAGCCTAGGCGCGGGTACAGCAGGTGCTGGAGGCCAAGTTTCTGCCATTCATCAGG AAACATCAAAGGAATTTGTAGCAAAGCTGGGATTAAAGACTGGCCAGAAAGTACTGGATGTTGGTTGTGGTGTTGGTGGAGGCGATTTGTACATGGCTGAAAAATTTGATGTTGAGGTTTTTGGTGTTGCCCTCTCCATAAATATGATTTCCCGTGCCATTGATCAACGTGCCATCGGACTGAAATACAATGTTGAGTTTGATTGTGCTGATTGCTCTAAAAAAACATATCCTAAGAAGACATTTGATGTAATCTACACTCGTGATGCTATGTTACACATCAAAGTAAGGAATTTTCTTTATCGCCCTTAA